One region of Amphiprion ocellaris isolate individual 3 ecotype Okinawa chromosome 9, ASM2253959v1, whole genome shotgun sequence genomic DNA includes:
- the pik3r4 gene encoding phosphoinositide 3-kinase regulatory subunit 4 isoform X2 — translation MGNQLAGIAPSQILSVDSYFSDIHDHEYDKSLGSTRFFKVARAKHREGLVVVKVFAIQDPSLPLTSYKQELEELKIRLHSCQNCLPFQKTSLTEKAAILFRQYVRDNLYDRISTRPFLNNVEKRWLAFQILNAVDQAHKAGVRHGDIKTENVMVTSWNWVLLTDFASFKPTYLPEDNPADFNYFFDTSRRRTCYIAPERFVDGSMFTTESDQNTPLVDLTNNNQRSRGELKQAMDIFSAGCVIAELFTEGVPLFDLSQLLAYRKGLFQTEQVLMKIEDRSIRELVAQMVQREPEKRLTAEEYLKQQRGKAFPDIFYTFLQPYMAQFAKETFQSADERVLVIRKDLDNILHNLRGGSSSSSSVSQDGSDGMLSSREEQGLIVLVSVITSCLQTLHSCDSKLAALELILHLAPRLGVDILLDRITPYLLHFCNDPVPRVRAQAVRTLAKVLALVKEVPRNDVNIYPEYILPGIAHLAQDDATIVRLAYAENIAHLAESALRFLELVQENNVNTEQDLSSEDAEETLHPNENYDSELQALHEMVQQKVVTLLSDSENIVKQSLMENGITRLCVFFGRQKANDVLLSHMITFLNDKNDWHLRGAFFDSIVGVAAYVGWQSSSILKPLLQQGLSDTEEFVIYKALNALTCMCQLGLLQKPHIYEFVSDIAPFLCHPNLWIRYGAVGFITVVAQHLNVADVYCKLMPHLNPFITQPIIQIDKELVLLSVLKEPVSRSIFDYALRSKDIASLFRHLLLRQKKRAGSIPECPTPEDPAIAQLLKKLLSQGMTEAEEDKLLALKDFMLKSNKAKANMGEQSHLGEAVQTGVIDLATLGITGRQVDLVKPKAEAEDKRARKHTKQDSTMNEEWKSMFGSQEPPSSQAVTATDGPVSQIRKSAVAPAVPVLQSVASGPAYQRRINTCKAELQQLVQQKREQCSAERMAKHMMESAEWESRPPPPGWHPKGLLVAHLHEHKAAVNRIRVSDEHSIFATASNDGTVKVWDSQKMEGKTTTTRSVLTYSRIGGHVKTLTFCQGSHYLAVASDNGSIQLLAVEANKPPKSPKVQPFQTRSLDLQEDGCAVDIHHFNSGAQSVLAYATVNGSLVGWDLRSNSNAWTLRHDLRLGLITSFTVDMHQCWLCLGTSSGTMACWDMRFQLPISNHSHPARARIRRLLMHPLYQSSVIAAVQGNNEVSMWDMETGDRKFTLWASSAPPLSEMQPSPHSVHGIYCSPADGNPLLLTAGSDMRIRFWDLAYPERSYIVAGGANDSLHCPSVLYSRKIIEGTEVVQEIHSKQKSGVVEDSPRRGPESLPVGHHDIITDIATFQTTQGFIVTSSRDGIVKVWK, via the exons GCACGGGCCAAACACCGGGAGGGCCTGGTCGTGGTGAAGGTCTTCGCCATCCAGGATCCGTCGCTGCCGCTGACCAGCTACAAACAGGAGCTGGAAGAGCTGAAGATTCGGCTGCACTCCTGCCAGAACTGCCTGCCCTTTCAGAAGACGTCACTGACGGAGAAAGCTGCCATCCTGTTCCGTCAGTATGTCCGGGACAACCTCTATGATCGCATCAGCACACGACCCTTCCTTAACAATGTAGAGAAGCGTTGGCTTGCCTTCCAGATCCTCAACGCCGTTGACCAGGCGCACAAGGCCGGCGTCCGCCATGGAGACATTAAGACAGAGAATGTAATGGTGACCAGCTGGAACTGGGTGCTGCTCACTGACTTCGCCAGCTTTAAGCCCACATACCTGCCGGAGGACAACCCCGCTGATTTCAACTACTTCTTCGACACGTCCAGACGGAGAACGTGCTATATTGCCCccgagaggtttgtggatggaAGCATGTTCACGACAGAGAGCGACCAGAACACGCCGCTTGTTGACCTGACAAACAACAACCAGAGGAGCAGGGGGGAGCTCAAACAGGCCATGGACATCTTCTCTGCAG gCTGTGTGATCGCAGAGTTGTTCACGGAGGGCGTTCCTCTCTTCGATCTGTCGCAGCTGCTGGCATATCGTAAAGGACTCTTCCAGACGGAGCAGGTCCTCATGAAGATCGAGGACCGGAGCATCCGAGAGCTG GTGGCTCAGATGGTTCAGCGGGAGCCGGAGAAGCGTCTGACAGCCGAGGAGTATCTGAAGCAGCAGAGAGGGAAAGCTTTCCCCGACATCTTCTACACCTTCCTGCAGCCCTACATGGCTCAGTTCGCCAAAGAGACGTTCCAGTCTGCAGACGAAAGAGTGCTTGTGATCCGCAAAGACCTTGACAACATCCTACACAATCTGCGAGGAG gctcctcctcctcttcgtcagTGTCACAGGATGGCAGCGATGGCATGCTGAGCTCCCGTGAGGAGCAGGGCCTCATTGTCCTGGTGTCCGTCATCACGTCCTGTCTGCAAACACTGCACTCCTGCGACTCAAAGCTGGCTGCACTGGAGCTCATCCTTCATCTGGCGCCGCGTCTAGGCGTTGACATCCTGCTGGACCGCATCACGCCTTACCTGCTGCACTTCTGCAATGACCCCGTGCCCCGTGTGCGCGCTCAGGCTGTGCGTACTCTGGCCAAGGTGCTGGCGCTGGTGAAGGAGGTGCCGAGGAACGATGTCAACATCTACCCAGAGTACATCCTGCCGGGTATTGCACACCTCGCCCAGGATGACGCCACCATCGTCAGGTTGGCGTACGCAG AGAACATCGCCCACCTGGCAGAGAGTGCACTGCGTTTCTTGGAGCTGGTTCAGGAAAACAACGTGAACACAGAGCAGGACCTGAGCAGTGAGGATGCTGAGGAAACTCTCCACCCCAATGAAAACTACGACTCGG AGCTGCAGGCGCTGCACGAGATGGTGCAGCAGAAAGTGGTGACGCTGCTCAGTGACTCGGAGAACATAGTCAAGCAGTCGCTAATGGAGAACGGCATCACGCGTCTCTGCGTCTTCTTTGGCCGACAGAAAGCCAACGACGTCCTGCTGTCTCACATGATCACATTCCTCAACGACAAGAACGACTGGCACCTTCGGGGAGCGTTCTTCGACAGCATCGTGG GTGTGGCGGCGTACGTGGGCTGGCAGAGTTCCTCCATCCTGAAGCCTCTCCTGCAGCAGGGTCTGAGTGACACCGAGGAGTTTGTCATCTACAAAGCTCTGAACGCTCTTACCTGTATGTGCCAGCTGGGCCTGTTGCAGAAACCTCACATCTACGAGTTTGTCAGCGACATCG CTCCGTTCTTGTGTCACCCCAACCTGTGGATCCGTTACGGGGCGGTGGGCTTCATCACCGTGGTTGCACAGCACCTCAACGTGGCTGACGTCTACTGCAAACTGATGCCTCATCTCAACCCCTTCATCACCCAGCCCATCATCCAA ATCGATAAGGAGCTGGTCCTGCTGAGTGTCCTGAAGGAACCGGTGAGTCGCTCCATCTTTGACTACGCCCTGCGCTCCAAAGACATCGCCAGCCTCTTCAGACACCTGCTGCTGCGACAGAAGAAGCGTGCAGGTTCGATCCCAGAGTGTCCCACACCTGAGGACCCGGCCATCGCTCAGCTGCTCAAGAAGCTGCTGTCACAG GGGATGACTGAGGCGGAGGAGGACAAGCTGCTGGCGCTCAAAGACTTTATGCTGAAATCCAACAAAGCCAAAGCCAACATGGGCGAGCAGAGCCACCTGGGGGAGGCGGTGCAGACCGGCGTCATCGACCTGGCGACGCTCGGCATCACCGGCCGCCAAGTCGACCTGGTCAAACCCAAGGCTGAAGCCGAGGACAAGAGAG CGAGGAAGCACACGAAGCAGGACTCCACCATGAACGAGGAGTGGAAGAGCATGTTTGGATCTCAGGAACCGCCATCCTCACAGGCCGTCACG GCCACTGACGGGCCGGTGAGTCAGATCAGGAAGAGTGCTGTAGCTCCGGCAGTTCCTGTGTTACAGTCGGTGGCGAGTGGTCCGGCCTATCAGCGACGCATCAACACCTGCaaggcagagctgcagcagctggtgcAGCAGAAGAGGGAGCAGTGCAGCGCCGAGCGCATGGCCAAGCACATGATGGAGAGCGCCGAGTGGGAGAGCCGACCACCTCCACCCG GTTGGCATCCCAAAGGTCTGCTGGTCGCTCATCTCCACGAACACAAAGCAGCGGTAAATCGCATCCGGGTCTCAGATGAACATTCGATCTTCGCCACGGCGTCCAACGACGGCACCGTCAAAGTCTGGGACAGTCAGAAGATGGAGGGAAAGACCACGACCACCAG GTCTGTGTTGACTTACTCTCGTATTGGAGGTCACGTGAAGACGCTCACCTTCTGTCAGGGCTCACATTACCTGGCAGTGGCCTCAGATAACGGATCCATCCAGCTGCTCGCAGTCGAAGCAAATAAACCACCAAAGTCTCCCAAAGTGCAGCCCTTCCAGACCAG GTCTCTGGACCTGCAGGAGGACGGCTGTGCGGTCGACATCCACCACTTCAACTCGGGCGCCCAGTCGGTGCTGGCGTACGCCACCGTCAACGGCTCGCTGGTCGGCTGGGACCTTCGCTCCAACTCCAACGCCTGGACGCTGCGACACGACCTCCGCCTCGGACTCATCACCTCCTTCACCGTGGACATGCACCAGTGCTGGCTCTGCCTGG GAACCAGCAGCGGCACCATGGCCTGCTGGGATATGCGGTTCCAGCTCCCCATCTCAAACCACTCCCACCCTGCCAGAGCACGAATCAGACGGCTGCTGATGCACCCGCTCTACCAATCATCTGTAATCGCAG ccGTTCAGGGGAACAACGAAGTCTCCATGTGGGACATGGAGACCGGAGATCGTAAATTCACCCTGTGGGCGAGTTCTGCACCTCCACTATCTGAGATGCAG ccGTCGCCTCACAGTGTTCACGGGATCTACTGCAGTCCTGCTGATGGGAATCCTCTGCTGCTGACGGCCGGATCTGACATGAGAATCAG GTTCTGGGATCTGGCCTATCCAGAGAGGTCGTACATCGTAGCAGGAGGAGCCAACGATTCGCTGCACTGTCCGTCTGTCCTGTACAGCCGCAAGATCATAGAAGGAACCGAGGTCGTACAG
- the pik3r4 gene encoding phosphoinositide 3-kinase regulatory subunit 4 isoform X1 — MGNQLAGIAPSQILSVDSYFSDIHDHEYDKSLGSTRFFKVARAKHREGLVVVKVFAIQDPSLPLTSYKQELEELKIRLHSCQNCLPFQKTSLTEKAAILFRQYVRDNLYDRISTRPFLNNVEKRWLAFQILNAVDQAHKAGVRHGDIKTENVMVTSWNWVLLTDFASFKPTYLPEDNPADFNYFFDTSRRRTCYIAPERFVDGSMFTTESDQNTPLVDLTNNNQRSRGELKQAMDIFSAGCVIAELFTEGVPLFDLSQLLAYRKGLFQTEQVLMKIEDRSIRELVAQMVQREPEKRLTAEEYLKQQRGKAFPDIFYTFLQPYMAQFAKETFQSADERVLVIRKDLDNILHNLRGGSSSSSSVSQDGSDGMLSSREEQGLIVLVSVITSCLQTLHSCDSKLAALELILHLAPRLGVDILLDRITPYLLHFCNDPVPRVRAQAVRTLAKVLALVKEVPRNDVNIYPEYILPGIAHLAQDDATIVRLAYAENIAHLAESALRFLELVQENNVNTEQDLSSEDAEETLHPNENYDSELQALHEMVQQKVVTLLSDSENIVKQSLMENGITRLCVFFGRQKANDVLLSHMITFLNDKNDWHLRGAFFDSIVGVAAYVGWQSSSILKPLLQQGLSDTEEFVIYKALNALTCMCQLGLLQKPHIYEFVSDIAPFLCHPNLWIRYGAVGFITVVAQHLNVADVYCKLMPHLNPFITQPIIQIDKELVLLSVLKEPVSRSIFDYALRSKDIASLFRHLLLRQKKRAGSIPECPTPEDPAIAQLLKKLLSQGMTEAEEDKLLALKDFMLKSNKAKANMGEQSHLGEAVQTGVIDLATLGITGRQVDLVKPKAEAEDKRESVAAASARKHTKQDSTMNEEWKSMFGSQEPPSSQAVTATDGPVSQIRKSAVAPAVPVLQSVASGPAYQRRINTCKAELQQLVQQKREQCSAERMAKHMMESAEWESRPPPPGWHPKGLLVAHLHEHKAAVNRIRVSDEHSIFATASNDGTVKVWDSQKMEGKTTTTRSVLTYSRIGGHVKTLTFCQGSHYLAVASDNGSIQLLAVEANKPPKSPKVQPFQTRSLDLQEDGCAVDIHHFNSGAQSVLAYATVNGSLVGWDLRSNSNAWTLRHDLRLGLITSFTVDMHQCWLCLGTSSGTMACWDMRFQLPISNHSHPARARIRRLLMHPLYQSSVIAAVQGNNEVSMWDMETGDRKFTLWASSAPPLSEMQPSPHSVHGIYCSPADGNPLLLTAGSDMRIRFWDLAYPERSYIVAGGANDSLHCPSVLYSRKIIEGTEVVQEIHSKQKSGVVEDSPRRGPESLPVGHHDIITDIATFQTTQGFIVTSSRDGIVKVWK; from the exons GCACGGGCCAAACACCGGGAGGGCCTGGTCGTGGTGAAGGTCTTCGCCATCCAGGATCCGTCGCTGCCGCTGACCAGCTACAAACAGGAGCTGGAAGAGCTGAAGATTCGGCTGCACTCCTGCCAGAACTGCCTGCCCTTTCAGAAGACGTCACTGACGGAGAAAGCTGCCATCCTGTTCCGTCAGTATGTCCGGGACAACCTCTATGATCGCATCAGCACACGACCCTTCCTTAACAATGTAGAGAAGCGTTGGCTTGCCTTCCAGATCCTCAACGCCGTTGACCAGGCGCACAAGGCCGGCGTCCGCCATGGAGACATTAAGACAGAGAATGTAATGGTGACCAGCTGGAACTGGGTGCTGCTCACTGACTTCGCCAGCTTTAAGCCCACATACCTGCCGGAGGACAACCCCGCTGATTTCAACTACTTCTTCGACACGTCCAGACGGAGAACGTGCTATATTGCCCccgagaggtttgtggatggaAGCATGTTCACGACAGAGAGCGACCAGAACACGCCGCTTGTTGACCTGACAAACAACAACCAGAGGAGCAGGGGGGAGCTCAAACAGGCCATGGACATCTTCTCTGCAG gCTGTGTGATCGCAGAGTTGTTCACGGAGGGCGTTCCTCTCTTCGATCTGTCGCAGCTGCTGGCATATCGTAAAGGACTCTTCCAGACGGAGCAGGTCCTCATGAAGATCGAGGACCGGAGCATCCGAGAGCTG GTGGCTCAGATGGTTCAGCGGGAGCCGGAGAAGCGTCTGACAGCCGAGGAGTATCTGAAGCAGCAGAGAGGGAAAGCTTTCCCCGACATCTTCTACACCTTCCTGCAGCCCTACATGGCTCAGTTCGCCAAAGAGACGTTCCAGTCTGCAGACGAAAGAGTGCTTGTGATCCGCAAAGACCTTGACAACATCCTACACAATCTGCGAGGAG gctcctcctcctcttcgtcagTGTCACAGGATGGCAGCGATGGCATGCTGAGCTCCCGTGAGGAGCAGGGCCTCATTGTCCTGGTGTCCGTCATCACGTCCTGTCTGCAAACACTGCACTCCTGCGACTCAAAGCTGGCTGCACTGGAGCTCATCCTTCATCTGGCGCCGCGTCTAGGCGTTGACATCCTGCTGGACCGCATCACGCCTTACCTGCTGCACTTCTGCAATGACCCCGTGCCCCGTGTGCGCGCTCAGGCTGTGCGTACTCTGGCCAAGGTGCTGGCGCTGGTGAAGGAGGTGCCGAGGAACGATGTCAACATCTACCCAGAGTACATCCTGCCGGGTATTGCACACCTCGCCCAGGATGACGCCACCATCGTCAGGTTGGCGTACGCAG AGAACATCGCCCACCTGGCAGAGAGTGCACTGCGTTTCTTGGAGCTGGTTCAGGAAAACAACGTGAACACAGAGCAGGACCTGAGCAGTGAGGATGCTGAGGAAACTCTCCACCCCAATGAAAACTACGACTCGG AGCTGCAGGCGCTGCACGAGATGGTGCAGCAGAAAGTGGTGACGCTGCTCAGTGACTCGGAGAACATAGTCAAGCAGTCGCTAATGGAGAACGGCATCACGCGTCTCTGCGTCTTCTTTGGCCGACAGAAAGCCAACGACGTCCTGCTGTCTCACATGATCACATTCCTCAACGACAAGAACGACTGGCACCTTCGGGGAGCGTTCTTCGACAGCATCGTGG GTGTGGCGGCGTACGTGGGCTGGCAGAGTTCCTCCATCCTGAAGCCTCTCCTGCAGCAGGGTCTGAGTGACACCGAGGAGTTTGTCATCTACAAAGCTCTGAACGCTCTTACCTGTATGTGCCAGCTGGGCCTGTTGCAGAAACCTCACATCTACGAGTTTGTCAGCGACATCG CTCCGTTCTTGTGTCACCCCAACCTGTGGATCCGTTACGGGGCGGTGGGCTTCATCACCGTGGTTGCACAGCACCTCAACGTGGCTGACGTCTACTGCAAACTGATGCCTCATCTCAACCCCTTCATCACCCAGCCCATCATCCAA ATCGATAAGGAGCTGGTCCTGCTGAGTGTCCTGAAGGAACCGGTGAGTCGCTCCATCTTTGACTACGCCCTGCGCTCCAAAGACATCGCCAGCCTCTTCAGACACCTGCTGCTGCGACAGAAGAAGCGTGCAGGTTCGATCCCAGAGTGTCCCACACCTGAGGACCCGGCCATCGCTCAGCTGCTCAAGAAGCTGCTGTCACAG GGGATGACTGAGGCGGAGGAGGACAAGCTGCTGGCGCTCAAAGACTTTATGCTGAAATCCAACAAAGCCAAAGCCAACATGGGCGAGCAGAGCCACCTGGGGGAGGCGGTGCAGACCGGCGTCATCGACCTGGCGACGCTCGGCATCACCGGCCGCCAAGTCGACCTGGTCAAACCCAAGGCTGAAGCCGAGGACAAGAGAG aGTCCGTCGCTGCAGCATCTG CGAGGAAGCACACGAAGCAGGACTCCACCATGAACGAGGAGTGGAAGAGCATGTTTGGATCTCAGGAACCGCCATCCTCACAGGCCGTCACG GCCACTGACGGGCCGGTGAGTCAGATCAGGAAGAGTGCTGTAGCTCCGGCAGTTCCTGTGTTACAGTCGGTGGCGAGTGGTCCGGCCTATCAGCGACGCATCAACACCTGCaaggcagagctgcagcagctggtgcAGCAGAAGAGGGAGCAGTGCAGCGCCGAGCGCATGGCCAAGCACATGATGGAGAGCGCCGAGTGGGAGAGCCGACCACCTCCACCCG GTTGGCATCCCAAAGGTCTGCTGGTCGCTCATCTCCACGAACACAAAGCAGCGGTAAATCGCATCCGGGTCTCAGATGAACATTCGATCTTCGCCACGGCGTCCAACGACGGCACCGTCAAAGTCTGGGACAGTCAGAAGATGGAGGGAAAGACCACGACCACCAG GTCTGTGTTGACTTACTCTCGTATTGGAGGTCACGTGAAGACGCTCACCTTCTGTCAGGGCTCACATTACCTGGCAGTGGCCTCAGATAACGGATCCATCCAGCTGCTCGCAGTCGAAGCAAATAAACCACCAAAGTCTCCCAAAGTGCAGCCCTTCCAGACCAG GTCTCTGGACCTGCAGGAGGACGGCTGTGCGGTCGACATCCACCACTTCAACTCGGGCGCCCAGTCGGTGCTGGCGTACGCCACCGTCAACGGCTCGCTGGTCGGCTGGGACCTTCGCTCCAACTCCAACGCCTGGACGCTGCGACACGACCTCCGCCTCGGACTCATCACCTCCTTCACCGTGGACATGCACCAGTGCTGGCTCTGCCTGG GAACCAGCAGCGGCACCATGGCCTGCTGGGATATGCGGTTCCAGCTCCCCATCTCAAACCACTCCCACCCTGCCAGAGCACGAATCAGACGGCTGCTGATGCACCCGCTCTACCAATCATCTGTAATCGCAG ccGTTCAGGGGAACAACGAAGTCTCCATGTGGGACATGGAGACCGGAGATCGTAAATTCACCCTGTGGGCGAGTTCTGCACCTCCACTATCTGAGATGCAG ccGTCGCCTCACAGTGTTCACGGGATCTACTGCAGTCCTGCTGATGGGAATCCTCTGCTGCTGACGGCCGGATCTGACATGAGAATCAG GTTCTGGGATCTGGCCTATCCAGAGAGGTCGTACATCGTAGCAGGAGGAGCCAACGATTCGCTGCACTGTCCGTCTGTCCTGTACAGCCGCAAGATCATAGAAGGAACCGAGGTCGTACAG